In the genome of Metabacillus litoralis, the window GACCTTCTTTTTCTCCAAATAATTCATTAAGCAAGCTTTTTATTTTAAAGATTTCTCCGCCTCTTGCTAAATTAGCAACAAATTGTTGATCTCCTGACACTCTGGCAACAGCTGAAGAAACCTTCCAATGATGCAGGTCTTTCTTATGACATAAAAACCGAAAATCTAATGTTCGATTTTGATATTGTTTTAATTTGATCGTTTCTTGCAGGAGAAAACCTTCTTTTTTTAAGCGAGGGTAAAGAGCGGTGAATAATTGATCAAAGCTATCATATTCTTTTTTGATCTCACCGGAAAAAGTAGTAAAATCAAGAGAGTAGGAGCTGTCTTCATGTTCTATTACTCTAAAAATTCTTTTCCCCTGGCTTCCGTTAATTGGTTTAATGAAAAGATCCTTTTTCTCGTTAAGCATATCTTCTAAATTAGATTTAGACTCTAAGAGCATGCTTTCAGGTAAATAAGGAATAAGATGTTCACTTGCAGATAGAATTTGATGAATTTCCCATTTATTTAGAAAACGATCATTAAAATATGGTATTTTATTTTCAATAAAGTCAGTTGTGATATCTAAGAAATTTTTTGATTTTTCCAGTTTTCTAGAATGAATACGGTTATGAACAACATCAGGGTATGGCAATGTAGCTTTTACCCACTGATTGTCATGTAAATAGTAGCCACTCATTTTTTCCTTATTGTAAGTTGAAAACGAAAACACATAGAAAAAGCAGCCATTTTTTTCGGAAAACAAGGCAAGTTCTTTGCAAAAATCATGAATGGAGCCAAAATGAACACCCTGATCCTTTTTCTTTATCTCTGTTATCAGGCCAATTACCGGCCCTAGCTTTAGTTGATTACGGTTTTTAAGTTCTCCTTGAAGAAATAAGGTTTTGTCAGGTAGATTGAGCGTTTCATACGTTTCCTTTGAAACGGACAAACTAAAGTTCTCCTCATCTATAAATACGATTGGACAGGACACAGTATGCATTCCGCAACTAATTTTCAGGGAATGAACGAATTTAGGGAGACCTAAATGAACACGGAGTCCTTCACTCATTTCACATATATTTGGTCTAAAAGTTGATGGTAACTGTTTTATTTCAATCATACTTTGCATCATAGAAACCCCTTATTTGCTCGCCTAACAGACAAGCTCTATAATGTTCTTAGGCAGATGTTGATATAACATCGTATGTTTTTGAAAAAAAAAGGTGATGTTGTGGAAGGTAGATGGTAATGAAAGATGTAATTATGGCAGTGATAATGATTGTAATTGGTGCAGCCATTGGGGGAGTTACGAACTCATTGGCAATTAAAATGCTCTTTCGTCCTTATAAACCTCTCTATTTTTTAGGGAAAAGAGTTCCTTTTACACCGGGACTGATTCCGAAGCGGAGAGAGGAGCTTGCTGAACAGTTAGGAAAAATGGTTGTTCAGCATTTGTTAACAGCAGAAGGGATGAAACGCAAATTTTTACAATCACAATTTAGAGACCAGGTTATTACTTGGGGAGAAGCACAGATTAGAAAGCTTGTGATTTCTGAAAAAACTCCATCACAACTTATGAATTCATTAAATATTCATGAGCCTGAGAAAGTAGTAAATGATACCTTAAGAAATTTCCTTCATAGAAAATTCGAACAAGTGGTAAAGGAAAATTCGCAAAAGCCGTTAAATGAGGTTCTTTCTAAAAATGTTTTAGATGATGTTTATGTTGCTATTCCAAAGGTGACTCAATTTATTGTTGATAAAGGCATTTCATATTTTGAAAGCAAGGAAGGTAAGCAAAAGCTTGGTAAAATGATTGAAGATTTTCTTGCAACTAGAGGAATGCTAGGTAATATGATTGGAATGTTTTTAGGAAATGAAAGCCTGGTTGATAAGGTACAGCCAGAAGTGATTAAGTTTTTGAAAAACGACGAAACGAAAGTGTTAGTTACGACGTTAATTGGGCGCGAATGGAATTCTATTCAAGACATGACCTTTAATGAGCTTGATCAAAAATGGGGTTTTGTTGAAAAAGGATCTCGCATTCTTGATACTGTTATCGATACATTGAAGGTTGATAAGCTTCTATCCAAGCCAATTTCCACTTACTTAAAACCAAATGAAGAGAAAATCATAAAAGAATGGCTTCCAATGGTAGTTGATGTTTCAACTAAATACCTTATTTCTCATTTAGATGAAATTTTAAAACAGCTGAAGCTTGAAGATGTTGTACGGGAACAAGTAGAGTCTTTCGCAGTAGAAAGACTAGAGGACATTATTCTTTCAATATCAAGGAAAGAATTTAAAATGATTACCTATCTTGGAGCGCTACTTGGAGGGATCATTGGGGGATTACAAGCGATAATTGTCATGCTCATTCAATAAAATAGCTGGTTTTCTATGCAGAGATGAAAATAGTTTGTTATAGTGGAGAAAGAGCCTACATAGGTTAATACTAGAAAGGAGGCTCATCATATGCCTGAAAACTTATATGATGTTGCATACAATTTAGAAAAAGCTCTACGTGAAAGTGATGATTTCAAAGCGTTAAAAAATCTTTACGATGAAGTGAACGCAGATGAATCAGCAAGTAAGATGTTCGAAAACTTCCGTAACATCCAACTAAATCTTCAACAAAAGCAAATGTCTGGACAAGAAATTACACAAGAAGAAATTGAACAGGCACAAAAATCTGTTCAACTTGTTCAACAACACGAAAAAATTGCCCAACTTATGGCGGCAGAGCAACGCTTAAGTATGGTTGTTACAGAACTAAATAAAATTATTATGAAACCACTTGAGGAAATGTACGGAAGCTTATAAGACATACATAAATATGTACTAGCTCTTTAGCAGAATGGGAAAACCATTCTGCTTTTTTATGTTTAGGTATGATTGAAAAAAACATACAAATTCCAAACATTTCATCACAACACCACCACTCTTGTTCTATTTTTCGAAAGAAGGACATAACCTCATAATAGGTTTTAGACATCTGTAGAAGGGGGACTCGCTGTGACTTTTTACCGATTACTTGCATTGAATATCGATGGAACTTTGCTTCGTTCAAATGGTCGTCTCCAAGCGTCAACGAAGGAAGCAATTGATTTTGTGAAAGAAAAAGAGGTCTACGTGACGCTTGTAACAAATAGGCATTTTCAATCTGCCAAAAAGCTTGCTAAAGCATTAAAACTAGATTCATTTTTAGTCACACATGGTGGAGCATTTATTTCCGAAAATCTAGATGAGCCTTTTTATGAGAAGCGACTATCTGAAGATTTAACGTTTAATCTTGTTCAAGTGTTGGAGAATTTTAATTGCAATATCCGTCTTACACATGAACGCTTTTCAATTGGAAATCGAAAAAAAATTGCTTCAAATTTACTTAGTAAGTCAATCCTTAATACATCAGATTCAATGTTTTATCCGGTTCAATTTGTGGATTCATTAGGAGACACACTTAGAGATGAGCCGGTTTCTGCCACGAAAATCGATGTTCATTTCAAATATGATGAAGAAAAAGAAGAGGCGGAAAAATTAATTCAAGAGGCTTTTGATGAAGTTGATCTAAAAACCAGCAGTAAATCTAAGAGTTTTGAGATTGTTAGAAAAGGGGTTTCAAAGGAAAACGGCTTGCGTGCCCTTGCTAGCCATTTGAAGATACCATTGCATGAAACGGTGGCTATTGGTGATTCAGACGATGATATTGAAATGATTAAGTCTGCAGGCTTGGGGGTAGCAATGTGGAATGCACCATTTGAAGTGAAGCATGCAGCTGACTGGGTAACACGTTCAAATAATCAGCAAGGCGTTGCCTATATGGTAAAAGAGCATTTTCGCAAGCAGCAAAGACAAGATTTTTTACGAAAAATTAAAATTGATAAATAACAAAAAGGGAGAGAGTGGACTCTCCCTTTTTGTTATTTAAGATTGGTTTCTTTTAATAGCAGGGTATTCTGTTAACTTTCCCTCATAAACAAGCTGCAACTTATCACTTTTACGGAAATCATCAGGAGTAATTAAAGCAGGGAGTTTATCCCATAATTTGATTCCAGAGCGTTGAAGAATTTCAGCCACAAACTGTGAGCAAAAATAGGAGTTACTAAATTCAACTGGTTCATTAAGGGATACCCCTAAAACACCGAATAGATTATATAGAAACTTTTTTTGATTTTTGATAAAAACATTTAAAACACGTCTCATCTTTTCTACATCACGATTTGATACTTCAAGCTTATATATGACACAGGTTGTGTCAGGGTACTTACTGTAAGTTCCTGTGTAAACATCTTCTTTTACAAAACCACCGTTAATTGGATTACTGGGGTTTTTCCTACCAAAGCTGTACATTTCATTTAAAGTTGGATCAAAGGCAATGGAGGCATGATTATATGGAGCCTTTGTATATTTTTTAATAGACTTTGTAAACAATGTCCCAGTATCAGTGAGCAAAATATAAACATATGTTTTGGCTGTCATATTACTTCCCTCTTTTATATCTTCCTGAAATACTCTATCCTTAATTATACAATATTTCATTTTTTTGGTGGGTGAAAACTTGATTACAACACTTTGGACCTTATCGATCTTTTTAATTGTATTAAGTAGTGTGAGCATAGTTTTTATATTCATGAGCAAAAGGGAGCCCGAGAAGGATTTTACCGCTATATTTTTAAGAGTAAAAACTTGGTGGGGAATGTTTGCCGTATTTTGTATGGCTACTTTATTTAATCCAGTTGTTTCGTTGTTGTCACTAATGATTTTATGTTTTTTTGCTCTGAAAGAGTATTTTTCTATGATGAAAACGAGAAAAGCTGATCGGCGCTTATTTCTTTGGTCGTATTTAGCAATTCCTGTACAGTTTTATTGGATTTATATCGGATGGTATGGAATGTTTATCGTGTTCATTCCTGTCTATGTTTTCTTGTTTTTACCTCTACCAAGGCTTCTAGGTAAAGGTACAAGTGGTTTTTTGCGTTCAGTAAGCTCAACACAGTGGGGACTAATGTTAATGGTGTTTGGGTTAAGTCATTTAGCTTATTATCAATTTGCAACACCAGAACATGGAGCAAATTTAGTTCTTTTTCTCGTTGTATTAACACAAGTGAATGATGTTGTTCATTATTTGATTTCGATTTATATAGGGAAAAGAAAGGTAGTACCCTCAGCGAATCCTACCATTACATGGGAAGGGTATATAGGTGCAACCATTGTTACAACTACAATTGCATACTTTATTTATCCTTATTTAACACCACTCGACTTAAAATTTGGTATCATATCAGGTATATTGATTAGCTTAAGTGGATTTTTTGGAAGTTTGACCATTTCAGTTTTAAAGCGTGATTTGCTTATAGGGGACCGTGAAAAACTAAAGAACGTACAAAAAAGCTATTTAACACGTGTTGATAGTTTAACCTATACCTCACCTGTGTTTTTCCATGTTATCCGTTATTTTTATGAGTTTATGTAAACAAAGGGGCTGTCTAGATGGACAGTCCCATTTTAATTTGTTTAGAACCTACTCCTTATATCGTAAGTAGTGGTAATTCTCCGTCGGAATTCGTTCTATTACATTTCCTTGCTCGTCCTTATACACCTCATACTCTTGATATACTTCAACAGCATATCCATCCTCTTCTTTCAAATCGACTAGTCTGTTTTCAAACTCAGGTAAAGCAGCAGACTCTTCTGTTTCTGTTGTAGCAGTTTCAGCATCATCAGCTGGTACTGGAATACTGACTATGGCTTGTTCCTTCTCAAAAAATTGTGGAGAATCTAGATAACCTATCATAGCAACTACTGCAACAATGATAACTGGAGCAATTTTTTTCAACTGCGGTTGCCTCCTATTTTTGTAATCTTACTATTATTCTATGACTTTACTGGTGGATATTATTATTAATATTTATTACTTTTACGATTATCGCTTGTGACTGTATATAAGTAATTGTTACTATAACAAGTGGAAGGAATTTGTTAACTTATATTAAATAGCAAGTCGATATAATAAAAACGTTTAAATGAAGGGGCAGAATATGAACAAAGAATATGTAGAGAAACTAGAAACAAAAGTTAAAGAATATGAAGAAGCCATATTAGATATGTCAGCACCAATTATTCCATCGATTGTTCCAGATACAATCTTAGTACCAATTACGGGAATTCTCCTTGAAGAAAGATTTGAAAAAATTCGAATTAAGATTTTATCGTATATCCAAACACATGATATTGAGACGGCTATTATTGATATGACAGATATTACATTAGATAAAATTGAACAAATTGGTATGCGAGAATTAGGAAACGAAATACATCAATTAACAGATGCAATCTTTTTAATGGGGGTGGAGCCTTATTATGTTGGTCTTTCTCCACAGCTTATTAAAGAGATTGTTTCAACGGGAGTGCAAATAAAAGCAGAGTCTTTTTCTACATTTCAATCAGCATTAAAACATTTAATGAAAAAGAAAGGTATTGTCCTACAAAAGGCTTCTGTATAAAGATAACATTGACCGAGACACTTGTTTTTTGTACTATCAGAAAGATACGGTCAATTTTTTATGAATGATAGTAGAAAAAATAAGGCTTTCGACATGAGGACTTGGGGATAAGCAAGTTTTTCTAATAAACTAAAAAGAAGTCTTGAAAAAAATAGGGTGATAATGAAATGAAAATTTATATAAAAGGTATACAAGATGAGCGATTCCATCGCCCACTTACATTGATTGGTAATTTATTTTTTGAGGAAACAGAGCTCTGCTTTATAGAAGATGATCATACTCTAGAAGCGGAGTTTTTTATTCAAGAAGATGATGAACGTGTTTCAATTAAAGGATATTTACTATCAGAGGATGGCAAGCGATATGAGGCAAACAAGGAAAAGCAAATTCCTGTTAATGTAGAAGGGAAAGAACGCTTAAGACTAGTGAAAAACACTCTTTCATTTGTTTATTTAACCCTCCTACAGGATTACACAGGTATGATTCAAAAGTGGGGAATTTTAACTGGAATACGTCCTACAAAGCTTTATCATAAAAAGCGGCAGGAAGGAATGTCATCAGAAAACATCCATAAAATGTTTAAAGAGGAATATTTGCTGTCCGACGAAAAAATTCATCTTATGCAGCAGATCGTTGAAAGACAGCTAGAAGTCATTCCTGATTTAGATTCCCTGTCTAATGAGGTTAGTATCTATGTTGGAATTCCTTTTTGTCCAACAAAGTGTGCTTACTGTACGTTTCCAGCGTATGCAATCAATGGTAGACAAGGGTCAGTTACTTCTTTCCTAGGTGGCCTTCATTATGAAATGAGAGAAATCGGTCGTTGGTTAAAGGAAAAGAACATCAAAATTACAACTGTTTATTATGGTGGCGGAACACCGACAAGTATTACAGCAGAAGAGATGGATATGTTGTATGAAGAAATGGCTGAATCGTTCCCACATTTAGAAAATATTAGAGAAATTACAGTAGAAGCAGGCAGACCGGACACGATAACAAAGGAAAAGCTTGAGATTTTAAATAAGTGGAAAATCGATCGCATTAGTATTAATCCTCAATCTTATACACAGGCAACATTAAAGGCAATTGGACGCCACCATACTGTTGAAGAAACAATAGAGAAGTTTCATTTAGCTAGAAGTATGGGGATGAATAATATTAATATGGATTTAATTATCGGCTTACCAGGTGAAGGTGTTGACGAATTTGATTATTCTCTTGCAGAATCAGCAAAGTTGATGCCGGAGTCATTAACGGTTCACACACTTTCTTTTAAGCGTGCATCAGAAATGACGCAAAACAAACATAAGTATAAAGTGGCAAGCCGTGAAGAAATTACAACAATGATGGATCATGCAGTCTCTTGGACAAAGGATCATGGATATACTCCATATTATTTATACCGTCAAAAAAACATCCTCGGAAATTTAGAGAATGTTGGTTATGCCTTAAAAGGGCAGGATAGTCTATATAACATTATGATTATGGAAGAACAGCAAACGATTATTGGTATTGGGTGCGGGGCTGCAAGTAAGTTTGTTCATCCTGTGACAAGAAAAATTACTCACTTCGCCAACCCAAAGGATCCAAAATCCTATAATGATGGTTTTGAACATTATACAAATGAAAAAATAGCTATTTTAGAAGAGTTGTTTTCAAAATAAAGAACAGGTTCGGTTCCCAAATACAAATACTAAATTAGTACATCAATTAGCAGTCCTATTTGTAACAGAATAAGACTGCTTCTTTTTTGTTGATCTGGGGGCTAATTAAATGGACGGTTAACTTAAATAAGCGGATTTTTTCCGGTTAGACTGAAGAATGGAACTCGTTTTGGGGATATAAGTGGATTTTTTCCGGTTAAGCAAAGTAAAATGGTCCATTTTCATCTTTTTTGATTAAATAGGCGGAATGTTTCCGTCTATTTAATCTATTTTATGTGATAATTCCTCATTTAGAGGAATTTTTCCCCTTATTTTAGTAGCTTATTTACTTGCCAAACTGCTTTTTCATCCTAGTGAGGATTACTATATGAAAGCAAGTAAATTTGTATGTTGTACTTCAAAACAGAACCCTTTATTTGTATATGCCCTGTTGTATCAAGATACTTAATTTGCTAACAAGCAGGATATCAACCAGCTTTCTTGAATTAATATATTGAAATACATTTTAGGGGTGGATGAGAATGACATATCAAACGATTGAGCTAGTCAAAGAGGGGAATTTTGCTACATTATATCTAAACAGAGTGAACTCATTAAACGCAATGGACGTAGAAATGCTTCAGGAATTAGCTGAGTGCTTAGCTGATGTTGCTGCTTCTAATGTAAAGCTTTTGTTTGTTACTGGAAGAGGTCGTGCCTTTTCAGCTGGCGGTGATTTAAAAACGATGCTATCTAATGCAGATGAATCTGGCTTTCAAACCGTGATGAACAATATAAAAAACATTATTGTCAGCTTATACACGATGCCTGCGGTAACAGTAAGCTTTCTTAACGGGGCTGCAGCTGGCTTAGGACTAAGTTTTGCTTTAGCATGTGATCAGGTATTTGCGGAAAAAAATGCGAAGATTGCTATGAATTTTATTAATATTGGTCTTATTCCAGATGGTGGAGGGCATTTCTTTTTAAAGAAAAGATTAGGAGAGCACAAGGCTAAGCAAGTAATCTGGGAAGGTAAATCAATGACCTCCGATGAAGCATTAAAGGTAGGGATTGTTGACATGGCTTATGAAGGAGATACAGAAGAACAGCTTGAGTTGATAAAAAGGGAATTGGAAGCGCGTCCATTAAAGGCGATGATTGCTTCAAAACTGATATATAGTGAACAAGAAAAACAGCTCTTGCTCGAAACATTAGATTCTGAAACTGAAAAACAATTAGAAATGAGGCGAACACAAGATCATCGTGAAGGAGTTGCAGCGTTTTTAGAAAAACGTCCGGCTCATTTTATCGGGAATTAATTGAATTGGAGGCTTTATCTTCGATTATAAGAATTTATCCGCGATTCCTGGAGGTTTATCTGCGATTATAAGAATTTATCCGCGATTCCTGGAGGTTTATCTTCGATTATAAGAATTTATCTGCGATTCCTGGAGGTTTATCTTCGATTATAAGAATTTATCCGCGATTCCTGGAGGTTTATCTTCGATTATAAGAATTTATCAACGATTCCTGATGGTTTATCTTCGATTAGACAAAAAACGACAAACTATCACATTAAAAAGGAACTGCCTCACTATGGCAGTTCCTTAATTTATCTTCCAAATAACACGAGCTTCCCGGCTGCAGATGTACAGCGGTGTGTTTTATCTGTATAATTTTGTTCTTCTAATTTACGTTGTCCAATTTCTTTTGCCTCATTTTCAGATTGTGCTTCAAAGCTCTCATCTAAAAGTTTTTCCCCATTTTTTTCAAAAACCGTTAAATAGTAAGTCCCCATCCTTCATTTCCTCCCCTTGTTGTAAACATTATAATTATATGATTCTTACTTCTATTATACTTTTCCTGCAGGAATATGAAACATTCTTTTACCAAGATGGAAGGTTGGAGGATGCTGGTACGAGTTTACTTTCGGGGCTAGAGTCTATAATGCTAGTAGTGTTCTTTTTACCTTTTTTAAGATAAGGATCTTGTGATTCTTAAAAATGCTTCTGTTTTTCTCATACATAGGAGAACGATAAGTTACACATACGTAAAATTAATCATCACAGAACGTGCATTCGTATTTTGGAGATGATACTATATAAGTAGGGAATATTAATTGTTTACGTGGTTTATAAAGGATGGGACAAATATGAGTTCAATCAAGTTTATACATGCTGCTGATCTCCATTTGGACAGCCCGTTTATCGGATTAAAGCATATGCCTTCAAATCTTTTTGAAAGAGTGAGAGAAAGTACATTCTTAGCTTTTTCTAGAATGATATCACTTGCGATTGAAAGAGAAGTGGATTTTCTATTACTTTCAGGTGATTTGTACGATGAAGATGAGAGAAGTTTAAAGGCGCAGTTAAAGCTAAAAAGAGAATTTGAACGATTAGAACAAGCGGGAATCCAAGTTTACATTATACATGGAAATCATGATCATATGAGTGGAAAGTGGATTGATCTGAAGTGGCCTGAAAATGTTCATGTTTTTTCAAGTCATTCGGTTGAAATGAAGGAATATCGTAAAAACGACATACCGCTCGCCTATATTTATGGTTATAGTTATCCAACCCGATCTCTACAGGAAAATATAACCTCTCAATATATAAAAAAGGAAAATCCTTCTGTGTATCATATAGGTATGCTGCATGGGTCGATAGAGGGAAGTCAAGAGCATGATGTGTATTGTCCGTTTAAGCTTCATGAGCTAATTGAGAAAGAATTTAACTATTGGGCTCTAGGGCACATTCATAAGCGTCAGATTTTATATGAAAATCATCAAGTGATTGCTTATTCAGGGAACATTCAAGGACGACATCGTAAGGAAACTGGAGAAAAGGGCTGTTATGTAGTTGAATTGGAAGAAGGAGTAACGAAG includes:
- a CDS encoding YheC/YheD family endospore coat-associated protein, translating into MQSMIEIKQLPSTFRPNICEMSEGLRVHLGLPKFVHSLKISCGMHTVSCPIVFIDEENFSLSVSKETYETLNLPDKTLFLQGELKNRNQLKLGPVIGLITEIKKKDQGVHFGSIHDFCKELALFSEKNGCFFYVFSFSTYNKEKMSGYYLHDNQWVKATLPYPDVVHNRIHSRKLEKSKNFLDITTDFIENKIPYFNDRFLNKWEIHQILSASEHLIPYLPESMLLESKSNLEDMLNEKKDLFIKPINGSQGKRIFRVIEHEDSSYSLDFTTFSGEIKKEYDSFDQLFTALYPRLKKEGFLLQETIKLKQYQNRTLDFRFLCHKKDLHHWKVSSAVARVSGDQQFVANLARGGEIFKIKSLLNELFGEKEGLHLKKLLSELSLEIVDVVCIQAGGEFGEFGIDLALDDDGHPWIIEVNTKPSKSEDDPKKGKVRPSAKSVINYCQFLYDQK
- a CDS encoding DUF445 domain-containing protein, yielding MKDVIMAVIMIVIGAAIGGVTNSLAIKMLFRPYKPLYFLGKRVPFTPGLIPKRREELAEQLGKMVVQHLLTAEGMKRKFLQSQFRDQVITWGEAQIRKLVISEKTPSQLMNSLNIHEPEKVVNDTLRNFLHRKFEQVVKENSQKPLNEVLSKNVLDDVYVAIPKVTQFIVDKGISYFESKEGKQKLGKMIEDFLATRGMLGNMIGMFLGNESLVDKVQPEVIKFLKNDETKVLVTTLIGREWNSIQDMTFNELDQKWGFVEKGSRILDTVIDTLKVDKLLSKPISTYLKPNEEKIIKEWLPMVVDVSTKYLISHLDEILKQLKLEDVVREQVESFAVERLEDIILSISRKEFKMITYLGALLGGIIGGLQAIIVMLIQ
- a CDS encoding YlbF family regulator; translation: MPENLYDVAYNLEKALRESDDFKALKNLYDEVNADESASKMFENFRNIQLNLQQKQMSGQEITQEEIEQAQKSVQLVQQHEKIAQLMAAEQRLSMVVTELNKIIMKPLEEMYGSL
- a CDS encoding Cof-type HAD-IIB family hydrolase, translated to MTFYRLLALNIDGTLLRSNGRLQASTKEAIDFVKEKEVYVTLVTNRHFQSAKKLAKALKLDSFLVTHGGAFISENLDEPFYEKRLSEDLTFNLVQVLENFNCNIRLTHERFSIGNRKKIASNLLSKSILNTSDSMFYPVQFVDSLGDTLRDEPVSATKIDVHFKYDEEKEEAEKLIQEAFDEVDLKTSSKSKSFEIVRKGVSKENGLRALASHLKIPLHETVAIGDSDDDIEMIKSAGLGVAMWNAPFEVKHAADWVTRSNNQQGVAYMVKEHFRKQQRQDFLRKIKIDK
- a CDS encoding phosphatidate cytidylyltransferase, with the protein product MSKREPEKDFTAIFLRVKTWWGMFAVFCMATLFNPVVSLLSLMILCFFALKEYFSMMKTRKADRRLFLWSYLAIPVQFYWIYIGWYGMFIVFIPVYVFLFLPLPRLLGKGTSGFLRSVSSTQWGLMLMVFGLSHLAYYQFATPEHGANLVLFLVVLTQVNDVVHYLISIYIGKRKVVPSANPTITWEGYIGATIVTTTIAYFIYPYLTPLDLKFGIISGILISLSGFFGSLTISVLKRDLLIGDREKLKNVQKSYLTRVDSLTYTSPVFFHVIRYFYEFM
- a CDS encoding STAS domain-containing protein, whose protein sequence is MNKEYVEKLETKVKEYEEAILDMSAPIIPSIVPDTILVPITGILLEERFEKIRIKILSYIQTHDIETAIIDMTDITLDKIEQIGMRELGNEIHQLTDAIFLMGVEPYYVGLSPQLIKEIVSTGVQIKAESFSTFQSALKHLMKKKGIVLQKASV
- a CDS encoding coproporphyrinogen III oxidase: MKIYIKGIQDERFHRPLTLIGNLFFEETELCFIEDDHTLEAEFFIQEDDERVSIKGYLLSEDGKRYEANKEKQIPVNVEGKERLRLVKNTLSFVYLTLLQDYTGMIQKWGILTGIRPTKLYHKKRQEGMSSENIHKMFKEEYLLSDEKIHLMQQIVERQLEVIPDLDSLSNEVSIYVGIPFCPTKCAYCTFPAYAINGRQGSVTSFLGGLHYEMREIGRWLKEKNIKITTVYYGGGTPTSITAEEMDMLYEEMAESFPHLENIREITVEAGRPDTITKEKLEILNKWKIDRISINPQSYTQATLKAIGRHHTVEETIEKFHLARSMGMNNINMDLIIGLPGEGVDEFDYSLAESAKLMPESLTVHTLSFKRASEMTQNKHKYKVASREEITTMMDHAVSWTKDHGYTPYYLYRQKNILGNLENVGYALKGQDSLYNIMIMEEQQTIIGIGCGAASKFVHPVTRKITHFANPKDPKSYNDGFEHYTNEKIAILEELFSK
- a CDS encoding enoyl-CoA hydratase → MTYQTIELVKEGNFATLYLNRVNSLNAMDVEMLQELAECLADVAASNVKLLFVTGRGRAFSAGGDLKTMLSNADESGFQTVMNNIKNIIVSLYTMPAVTVSFLNGAAAGLGLSFALACDQVFAEKNAKIAMNFINIGLIPDGGGHFFLKKRLGEHKAKQVIWEGKSMTSDEALKVGIVDMAYEGDTEEQLELIKRELEARPLKAMIASKLIYSEQEKQLLLETLDSETEKQLEMRRTQDHREGVAAFLEKRPAHFIGN
- a CDS encoding YhzD family protein codes for the protein MGTYYLTVFEKNGEKLLDESFEAQSENEAKEIGQRKLEEQNYTDKTHRCTSAAGKLVLFGR
- a CDS encoding metallophosphoesterase family protein, giving the protein MSSIKFIHAADLHLDSPFIGLKHMPSNLFERVRESTFLAFSRMISLAIEREVDFLLLSGDLYDEDERSLKAQLKLKREFERLEQAGIQVYIIHGNHDHMSGKWIDLKWPENVHVFSSHSVEMKEYRKNDIPLAYIYGYSYPTRSLQENITSQYIKKENPSVYHIGMLHGSIEGSQEHDVYCPFKLHELIEKEFNYWALGHIHKRQILYENHQVIAYSGNIQGRHRKETGEKGCYVVELEEGVTKSTFVSTEEILWEDVEISIDGLLHFSELLIKCETAIESIQKKAQPTCLTITLTGAGFLADTLQQQDIAHDIIDIFNERAEEQENFVWIVKLTNKTYKKRIDTSKLSTFYTDLQKTVDDYHSFEEVINPLIKHPVYRKYFQDYTLEEQKQLLKEAEKLLQNELLQQGEIK